Part of the Flagellimonas eckloniae genome, ATATAAATGATTACCTATTACCCGATGGCACACAGAAAAACTACTCGGATGGAATTATTGACAATCCACGTTATTTTTCTGAGGTCAGTAATTTAAAGGATAATGTCGATAGATGGGTTGGAAACATTACGTTGAATTATCAACCAGCAGAGTGGGCAAACATTACCTATTCCGCTCAAATCGATAACTATGCAGATATCCGTAACCGATTTGTTCCACCAGATTTAGATGTAGGAACCCAGGTGGGTGGTTTCGTTACCAACGAGAACATCAATTTCACTGGATTGGAATCTAACTTTCTTGCAACATTCACCAAAGATGTCTCGGAGGATTTCACAACCTCTTTAACCGTGGGTCATCAATTGTCTGATATAAAAACTGATTATTCGTATTTAAGAGGAGAAGGATTGAATATTCCTGGAATAAACGAAATAAGCAATACTCTTAATTTATTTGGGGATAAGACCATTACCAGATTACGAAACATGGGTGTGTTTGGGGATTTACGATTTGAATACAAAGACAAGTTATTCCTTTCCGTAACCGGCAGGAATGATTGGATATCGGTTATGCCTCCCAAAAACAGATCTTTCTTTTATCCATCGGTTAGTTTATCCTATTTATTTAATGATTTAATAGATCCAGAACAAAAGTTTTTCACTTTTGGTAAATTAAGAACCAATTGGGCTCAAGTAGGTAAAGGACCTAATTTTGGTCAAGTGGGTCAATACTTTATTAAAGATCCAGCATTTCCTTTTGGCGGTGCAGGCGGGTTTAGGGCAAGCAAGCAACTTGGCGATGTGGATTTGATTCCAGAACGAAACAATACATTTGAGATTGGAGCAGATTTAAGGTTCTGGGATAACAGAATACGGGTGGATTACTCGTACTATAAAACCAGAGTAAAAGACCAAATATTCCCTGTAGGTACGGCATATTCATCTGGATTGTCTTCAGTTATTAGAAATGCTGGGGACTATGAGACATGGGGTCATGAGATGCTGTTGAGTGCCAAGCTTGTGAGAAGCGAGAATTTTACTTGGGAAACCATATTTAACTTTTCAACTTTTGCAAGTGAAGTCACCGCAATACCGGATGATTTGGATGAAATTGTGTTTTTTGACGACCGTATTACCAATAAAGCCAAGGTAGGTGATGAGTTGGGCTCTCTTTACGGGTGGGTATTCCAAACAGCGCCTGATGGACAGCGAATTGTTGGTGACGATGGAAAATGGATAATTACGGGTTCTGAAAATGAAGGCTTCTATTATGAAGGAGATAATGAAATGGTTAAAGTTGGAAATGCATTTCCTGATTATACCGTATCCATGACAAACAGTTTTACTTTCAAGAATCTTGCACTTAACTTCTTGTTGGAATATAAGTCCGGTGGTGATGTATATGACAGGGCGCTTAGAAACAACATTCGTAACGGAAACTTGGCCATTACCGAATTTAGGGATGAACTTAAGGTTTTGGAAGGAGTTATGTCAGATGGTAACGGAGGGTTTGTTGCAAACGATCAAGAACTCTTAATAACTGCAAATGGATTTTACAGGGATTTCGACAACTATAATTCTGCTTCAGAAATTCTGTTGCAAGATGCATCATGGTTAAAGTTAAGAACCGTTGGTTTAACCTATAATTTCCCGGCTACGTTTATTAAGAATATGGGTATTTCGGCAGCTTCCATCAATGCCAGTGCCAATAACATAATTCTATGGACTCCTTTTGATGGGTTTGATCCTGAAGGAAACCAGTTTAGTGCAGGAAGTAACATCTATGGTTTTACAGGATTGACAACACCATTGACGCAGAGCTATTCTTTTGGTCTTAGTCTTCAATTTTAAAATATGAAATCGATGAAAAATAGTATAAGAAAAATAATTGTAGTATGTATTACACTCGGTTTTTTTGGGTGTGGTGATGACTATTTCGATGTAAATACGCCAACCGGATCAGCGACAGAAGATCAGGTTTCCATGAATGATTTATTGGGACCTGCCATATATCACACAGTGCAAGCACAGTATTTTGCTGAACGTGTTTTTGGGAATTATACCCAGTACTTTACGTTTCAAGGAGGTGGTTCGGAGGGGCCGTCATCACTAGAAAGTACATGGAGTAATATTTATTTGGAAGCCCTTCCAAACCTAAATACAATTATTGCGAAAGCGGAAGAAACCAATTCCAACCACTTCAGTGGTGTTGCAAAAGTCTTGATTGCGGCTAACCTTGGAATTGCTACAGATAGTTATGAGAACATTCCTTTTAGTGAGGCGTCCCAAGGGTCGGAAAACCTAAAACCGATATTTGATGATCAAGAAAGCATATATGCTTCCCTAAATGTATTACTTGATGAGGCTATCGCAGAATTGGGAACTGATAATGGTTCCGAATTTTCCCCAACATCTACAAGTGATATTGCTTATAGAGGGGATATTGATAAATGGTTACGAGCTGCCTATACCTTAAAAGCAAGATATGCACTTCATTTAACTGAAGTAGATGGGGTGTCAGCGGCAGCAGCGGCATTGACCTACATACAAAATGGGTTTGAATCTAATGATGATGACTTGCAAATATTTTATGATGAACGGAATTTGAATCCATGGCACGCTAGACAGGTACTTGCACCAAACACAGGAAATCCACATGATAAGATTTGTGATCAATTGGTAAGCTATATGAATGGCACTTTTTATCCGTTTGCAGGAGCTTTGGAAATAGATCCAAGACTTCCGTTGTATGCTGATCTTGATTCGGATGCAGACCCATCCGATCCATTCCGTGGATATGATATTGGAGCTGCTGGTCTTTCCTCGGATGGGGAAGATGCCAATACAGATTTCGCTGATAGTGGCTTCTATACCAAATTGGATTCTCCAATAGTTATTATTTCCTATGCCGAAGCTATGTTTATTCAAGCTGAAGCTGAATTTTTGGTAAATGGTGGAAATGAAACTAGCGTGGGGTCAAACTCTGCTGCTTACAATGCATATTTGACGGGTATTACTGCTAATATGGAAAAATTGGGGGCAGATGGTGCCGACTATATAGCGGATACTGGAATAGCAGTTGGTGAAGCAAGTTTGATGTTGAACCATATTATGAAGGAAAAGTACATTGCAAACTTTTTGAACCCAGAAACGTTTGTAGATTTTAGAAGGTATGATTTTTCAGCAGATGTTTTCCTTGGTTTGGCATTACCGATAGATAGCGTGGAAGGACAGTTCCCTGGAGAGTGGTTGGTAAGAGCCCAGTATCCAAATACAGAAGAAACACGTAATCCAGATAACGTGAACGCAAATAAGCAATCTCCTATAGTTCCGGTATGGTGGGATAGATAGAAAAAACAGTGGTTAATTTTCGGAGAGGGTATTCAAATATTGAGTTAGGTATTGGATATCCTCTTTTTTATGGGATGCACTTAACACAATTCTACTCTTTAAACTTGAGGCTTCACTGGGATATCTGAAATTGGTCACAATAATCTTCTTTCGCTCCAAATGTTTTACCAAAGGTTCATTGGAAAAACTAAATGTGGGATGCTCGGCCACAAAGTCAAACTTTTCAATATTGGGCAAATTGCCAACGAACAACCCAATATTACTACTCAAAATCCCCCTTTTTTGTCTATAGATTTCTTTGGAATTCATAAGTGTTGCCAATCCCGCAGGCGAAGCTGGACTTGCGCCACCATAAAAATCAGTTTTTTTAAGTGTTTCAATTCTTTGTTGAGAGCCAAAAACAGCCCCCGCCTGTACGCCAAAGCCCTTTCCCAGTGAACCACAGACAATCAATTCTTTTGTTCGTAGATTTTTTAATTTCGAATAAGCTCCACCTCCATTATGACCAACAATACCCAGACCATGGGAATCATCAGCAACAACAATACTATTATCTAAAGGGAGAGAACGTAATTCTTCAAATTCAGGATAATTCTGTCCAGAAAAATCAATGGTATCTAAAAAAACCGCTGGAACTTTTTTGCTTTCCGATGTCAATTGTTTTCTTAACTCAAAATTTAGCTCAGCGAACGTTTCAAATGGTTTTGCTTCAGAATGATAAAGTGCTGAATGGGTGTTGGGAGCATAGAAAACTTGGTACTCATCAGAGCTGAAAGATTTTGCGATAAGCTGACCCGCTAAAAACCCTGAGGACAATGTGATACAAGCTTCACAACCTACTGTTTCGGACAAATGTTCCTCAACCTCTTCAAAGATGCTTAGTTGAATGTTCGATTTTCGTGAAGCACCATAATTAGTGCCATATTTTTTTAGATTTTTGATGAATACGTTCTGAAATTCAGTGTCCAGCTGAAGCCCTAAATAGCCCGTACCTCCAAAATAAAGATATTCCTTGCCATCTTTCCGAATGGTTCTTCCTGGAAAAGAATCTATGAAAACTGCCATTAGTTGAGCGTTACACCGCTACCTGATATAGAAGGAAACAAAACTTCCCCATTATTTTTTATAACGACCCCATTTGCGATATCTTCTTTAAGTAGCATGGCCCCGTCCATATCTACATAGTCCAGTTGTGGTAACAATTGGGCAATGGCAGAAATACCCACAGTGGACTCGGTCATACAACCAACCATAATTTTTAATCCCATTTCTTTTCCCTTTTTTATCATACGTAGGGCGGGGGTAAGACCTCCACATTTGGTCAATTTTATATTGATGCCATTAAAATGCAAACCACATTTTTCCACGTCAGTTTCAACAATACAACTCTCATCCGCAATTACAGGCAAAACACTGTGATGCATTACCTGTTCCATACCGCTCCAATCGTCAGCTTTTAAGGGTTGCTCTAAAAACTCTACCCCTAAATCTTTTAGCAAGGGAGCATTATGGATTGTCTCCTCCGCGGTCCATGCACAGTTTGCATCTATCCTAAAAATAGCGTTGGTGTGTTTTCGTAATTCTCGCACAATGGCTACATCATCATTGGTTCCCAGCTTAATTTTATAAATGGGCCAAGGTGTTTCCTTCATTTTGTCAACCATTTTTTCAATAGAAGCAATACCTATGGTATAATTGGTTGTAGGATAGGTTGAAATATCTGTACCCCACAAGGTATGGAGTGGTTTATCTTGCAATTTTCCATGGAGATCATGTGCGGCAAGATCTAAAGCACAGATGGCGAAATTTGTCAAGCCTTTTTCTACTAAAAATTGATGAAAAACTTCTGGAGTGGCAAAATCAAAGGATTCAATCTCATTCTGAATGGCGGTAATTTCCGCAATCATACTTTCCACCGTAATCTGATAATACGGATTTGAAGTGGCTTCTCCATATCCGGTTTTCCCATGCAACGAAATTCCAACGATCAACGAGTTTTGAAAATCGTGTGACTCCCTTGAAATACTAAAAGTATGCTTTAGTGCAAGGGTATATTTTTTTACGCTAATTTGCATAGAAAATAGGTTTATACTAAGATAAATAAACCCCTTGTACTATAAAACAAAAACCCTGATTCTTATACAGAAATCAGGGCTTAATTTTTAACTTCTTTTGAATGTAGTATTCAAAATTATTGGTGAATAGATTCTTAATACTTGTGTACGCTGCCGGACACCGATTTTTTCTGCTGTACGCTGGCATCTCCAGTGTATGAAATATCCGCTCCGCTACTAGCATCCGCCACTAAGGATTCAGATACGTTTACAGAAATATCTGAGCCACTACTTGCATCAGCACTGCACTTTTTGGTCAATAGTTCACGGGCCCTAATATCTGCTCCACTGCTGGCATCGGCATAAAGCATATCACTTTTACCGGATACTTTAATATCGGCACCGCTACTCGCATCGGCAGAAACTTCAGAGGCAACCAATTCCACATGTAAATCGGACCCACTACTGGCATCCAACTCTATTTTTTCAGCTTCGATAACGTTTTGTGCAATAAGGTCTGCGCCACTTGAGCTTCTTAAACCAGTAACATGTGGAAGCGATACGTAAACTTTTTTTGTTGCTCTACCAATATTTTCGATGGCGTGGATTTTAAGCTTTCCATCTTTGATGTCGGTTCCGATTAAATCGATGATGTTTTCATCGGCTTCAACGGAAATTTTGAATTCCTTATCCTGGATTACAAATACATCCAAACCTTCAGATGCGGATACTACTGTAAATTCTTCCGTTATGTTTCTGGTTTCCTCTACTACTTCTCCATTTCCTTTTTTTCCATCTCCAAAACTGATGTCAAAATTACAGGAGGAGGCAAAGAGTGCCATTAATACTGCGATTGCGATTCTTGCTAGTGTTGTCATGATTGTTGTTTTTATGATTGATTAAAATTCGTGTTTATTGATTATTATACATTTTATTATTTACCCAATTGTTGAATAGGCTTACTCAGTTGTCTTTTTTTTCACCCGCTTTAATTTCAATGCCATCCTCATCAATCTTCATTTTAAAGGAATCGTTGTTGTCTTTGACATCAATATCGATACCGTTTTCGTCTATTATTATTTTTCCTCCCTCATCTTCATCGTCATCTTCTAGAAGCTCACGCTCTGGAGGACAGTCCTGACATTTTAATTCGCCATCATTTCCCATTATCCAAGTGTAGCCGATTATACTGCTTCTATAGTAATCTTGGTCATTTTTTATCCCTCTTCCAATATGGCCTTTTGTTGATTCCCCAAATTTCAATATCATTCCTGTAGGAACAAATAGGGTAGAAGTAACTTCTTGGTTTCTAGCTTTGTTGGAGCTATCCGTTGTTAAGTATTTATCAAAGACTATTTCATTTCCCAATTGCTGAAAGCCATAATTTATTTCTTTTGCCCGTTCTCTCCCAGCTAAATTGGAACTTCCATGGGAATCTTTTCGAATGTTGATTTTCATCTGCCCATCCTCAGCTCTTCGTATTTTTAAATCAACATCATCTGAAATTAAAATTCGGTTGTCGTTTTCATCATAAGAAAATGTCATACGTCCAAAATGGGCATTATTCATGCTATACTCAAATTCAGAATCTTTGATTTTTATCAACAAGGTATCCGTTGGATTTTCCAGTACAATTTCACTTTGGGTATTTACACTACCAACATGGGCGAATTCCGCTGCTTGACGAATACCAAGGGCAAATAATGTTCCTATGGAGATAAGCCACAGACCAAGTAATGAGAATTTGGCAATGTTCCCTATGGATTTTAAATTATTCACCAGAATCTTCAGGCCTAAATAGAGTAGGAAGAAGAAAGGTATTCCCACGGCAAAAAATAACAATATGGATACAATCCAAACCGGGGCTCCGGTGGTGTTCACAATTTCATAGAAGTCTACTCCCGGAAGGTGTATGGCATCAAAAATTCCCAAGGTGAATGCACCAACGAACAATCCAATTAGTGTGGAGGCACCTATTATGATCAGTAAAATCCCAATAAACTTGCCTATTATCTTAAAAAAGAACATAATAATATCCCCTATGGTATCGAAAAAGGTCTTGGAGCCGCTTTTGACCTTGTCGCCAACTTTTTCATAGTCAACGCTTTTTACTTTATCTGCAACATCATCAAACCCCTCTTTAACTTTGCGTTCTATATTGCTGATGTTGATGGGCTCCCCCGTCATGTCCAATTTTTGGGAGGTAGTGGCGGCTTCGGGAACCAAAATCCAAAGGAGGATATAGGCTATTAGTCCAAAACCGGTAAATACGGCCAATAAAATAAAAATAAGTCTGATCCAAAGGGCATCAAACCCTAAATAGTATTCCAAACCGGAACAGACCCCTCCAATGTACTTTTGGTCAATATCCCGATACAATTTTTTAGTCTTCCGTGTTGTTTTATCCGAAGCTTTTCGAGGTTCATCCTCAAAAATATCCTCATCAACCATATAATCTTCGGGCTGCCCCATGATATTGATTACCTCATCCACTTCTTTTTGGGTAATGACCTGTCTGTCATTTTCCATTTTTTCCAAAAAGAGTTCTGCCACCCTGGCTTCAATGTCAGCGATGATCTCATCGCTTCCGGCCGTACCCGAGAATGATCGTTTTATGGATTCTAGATACCGCCTAAGTTTGTTATACGCCTCATCATCTATGTGAAAGAGTGTATTTGCGAGATTTATATTTACTGTCTTGTTCATTTTTGTCTTTATTTTGTGTTGGTTACCAGATTAACGGCACTTCTTAGTTCATCCCAGGTGCCGTTGAGTTCTTTCAGGAACAAACGGCCTGTTTCGGTAAGCGCATAATATTTTCGTGGTGGTCCCGAAGTGGATTCTTCCCAACGATAGTTGAGCAATCCTGCATTTTTTAACCTCGTTAGCAGAGGATAAATGGTACCTTCCACTACTAGCATCTTAGCGTCTTTTAAAGCTCCTAGAATTTCTGATGCATATTTATCCTTATCCCGTAAGATAGAAAGAATGCAATATTCTAGAACCCCTTTGCGCATTTGTGCTTTTGTATTTTCTATATTCATAATGTCATGGTTCTAATAAATTAACTGTTCGTTTTTTGTTCCCGCGCTGTCCCTCTCTGATGAGAAGAGGGAGCGAGAACTTTTTTTGATTGATGATTGATTGATGATTTTTCGTTTTTTGATTGATTAATAAACTCCTTATCTATTTTTGCATATACTACGTTTAGCATAGGCAATTATTTTTGTAATTGATGATCGTAACTCAGTTCTCTTTTAATTTTCCAATGTCCATCTTCCAACACCCATACATGTGTGAATTTGGCAAGATCACCTTTTTGGTATTCCTTCTTTTCATTTAAAAATTCGAATGAATGAATTCCATGTTGAATGGCACCGTACAATTCTCCCTTTTTATATAAGGGGTAGACTTCTAAACTACCTGACACTAAGATTCTTTTTGCCTGTTGTGGCTTGTTCTTGTCAATTTTAGCACAATTTTCTCTGTTGGGTGCCAAAAAATTATCTCTCCCTATTGTAACTCCTCCTTTATCATGGTAAAACTCAAAATCTTCGGTAAACAATGATTCCATGGTGTCAACATCACATTGATTAAAAGCAGCATCAAACAATGTGCTGTCCTTTTTCTTCAGAGTCATGTACAACTCAGAATCCTGAGACATTTGAGCACTCATCAAAGACGTCATGCTTATTGCCAATACAGTGATTATGTTGTTAATGACTTTCATTATTTAATGAATTTAATGGTGAATGGATATTTAAAAGTCTCTCCTTCATTGGTTCGTATAGTAGCCAAAATGGTGTAAACAATATTTATGACAACTAAGGCTACTTGAATTAAGCCAGTAATTCCCGCGGGCCAAAAAAACCGGCCAAATCTAAAATCGTCGCTATCAAAATGTATGTTTATGTCATTTAAGTTTCTCAACCCATGAAAACCAAAAAAGCCTCCATCAAATAAATCTGGTAAACCGTGAATAAAAAAAGGAATGCTTATCAATCCGGCTACAATTGAATACAACAACATGCTTATTTGAAAGTTAAGTGCTTGCTTACCATTGTAATCCACAAACTTGTGCTCTTTTTTGTTTGCTGTCCATAAAATCAATGGGAGAATAAAATTCCCAAAGGGTATAAAGTACTTGGAAAACGTTGAAGCATGTATGATTGCTGAGAGATTTCGTTCGTGTTTGGTTAAAGTGGCTGCCATGATTTTTTGATTGATATTGAATAACAAATTTAGTTTACCTATTAGCTTACCATGCAAATATATATCCAAAAGATGGTACTATGCAAAACAAAGTACTAAATATTAACATATATTTAACAAATTGATATCCCTACTATTTTCCTTATTTTTAGCAAACCTAAATATGTACTATGGCTTCAAAAGCTAGTAAATTCAACACATTTACATTCTTTACCCTTCCATCTGCATGGTGGTGCGGCGTACGAGTTAAATATATAGATGATAAAAAAACAGTAACTACCGTGAAGCATCGGTGGATAAACCAAAATCCTTTTAAGAGTATGTTTTGGGCAGTTCAGGGTATGGCAGCAGAGCTTAGTACCGGTGCCATGGTCATCAATCAAATAAAAGATAGTGGAAGAAAAATTTCCATGTTGGTTCTCAACAACAACGCCAATTTTTCAAAAAAGGCGACAGGAAAAATTACGTTTACCTGTGAAGATGGTCATTTGATTGAAGATGCCATAAAAAAAACAATTGAAACAGGAGAAGGACAGACCATTTGGATGAAATCCGTTGGGACAAACAAAGATGGTGTAGTGGTCTCAACTTTTAATTTTGAGTGGACCATAAAACTTAAGGCCTGAATTTTGGTATTTTGGATTATTACATTTTTTTGTAAATTCATCCAACAGTAATTAATTGAATACTAAACACACATGGGAAAATTTGAAATTAAATCCACTAGTACTGGTAAAACAATGTTCAACCTTAAAGCAGGTAATGGTCAAGTAATTTTGACCAGCCAGTCGTATGCCAGTAAGGACGGTTGCAAAAATGGTATTGAATCTGTACGAACAAATTCTCAGACAGATGCTCAATTTGAACGCAAAACTGCTAAAGATGGAAGTCCATTCTTTACGTTAAATGCTACCAATGGTCAAGTAATAGGTAAAAGCGAGATGTATAACTCAACTGCTGCCATGGAAAACGGAATTGCGTCTGTTAAGAAAAATGCGCCAGATGCTGCAGTAGATGATAATTCGTAAGAAAATCACTTGTCTCTTTATATGGGATTAGTACAATAGAATAAAAGGCGACCTAAATGGGTCGCTTTTTTTATTCCTTAAAATTACTTCAGTAAAACAAAATTGTTAAGGTTGAAATTTGTAACAAAACTCTAAAGATGTCAACTAATACATAGCAATATAAAAAATCAAAAAATGAACGCACACGAAATAGACTATGAAATTTACGGAGAGGAAATGCAATATGTAGAAATAGAGCTTGACCCCCAAGAAGCTGTTGTTGCAGAGGCAGGCAGTTTTATGATGATGGACACCGATATAAAGATGGACACCATTTTTGGAGATGGCTCAGGACAGGACTCTGGGGTTTTGGGTAAGTTATTTTCAGCAGGTAAGCGATTATTGACAGGGGAGAGTCTTTTTATGACCGCTTTTTTAAACGTAGGACAGGGTAAAAAGAAAGCAAGCTTCGCTTCACCATACCCAGGTAAAATACTGCCCATAGACCTTTCGGAAAAAGGTGGGAAGTTCATCTGCCAGAAAGATGCTTTTTTATGTGCTGCCAAAGGGGTTTCCGTTGGGGTTGAATTCTCAAAACGTTTAGGACGTGGCCTTTTTGGTGGGGAAGGCTTTATCATGCAAAAATTGGAAGGTGATGGAATGGCTTTTGTTCATGCGGGTGGTACCATGGCCAAGAAAGAATTGGCAGCTGGGGAGGTCTTAAAAGTGGATACCGGTTGTATTGTAGGTTTCTCCCATACTGTGGATTATGATATAGAATTTGTTGGAGGCATTAAAAACACTGTTTTTGGAGGTGAAGGTTTATTCTTTGCCACACTTAGAGGCCCAGGAACCGTGTATGTGCAGTCATTGCCCTTTAGCAGACTTGCCGGTAGGGTATTGGCATCCATACCAAGAGGTGGAAAGGATAAAGGAGAAGGTAGTATTCTAGGAACTTTGGGTGATATTGCTATGGGAGATAATCGGTTCTAATGTAGTTGTTGGTTGATAGTTGGCAGTAATCAGTAATTAACTGTCAGTTCGAGCGCAGTCGAGAACTATTCTTTAGATATATAATCAGAACAGATTAGTTTTCTGATTGAATATGGTTCATTAATTTTAGTGATCGCAAAAAACAAATGAACTTCCAAGACCTATTTACGTTTCTTACTGAATTACAACAAAACAATACCAAAGAATGGATGGATAACAACCGAAAGTGGTACAAATCCCTTCGGAATGATTTCATTCTATGGTTGGACGATTTGGACCTGACCATGGCACAATTGGATGATGCATATTATCCAACGCCAGGAAAAAAAGGTATCAACCGAATCAATAACAATCTAATGTTCCATCCACATAAACCCATTTATAAAGACCATTTTGGCGCGGGATTGGACAAAGCCCCAAATTCGGCCGACTTTTATATTGAAGTAGGGGTAAAGCAATGCTTATTGGCTGGTGGATTTTGGCGTCCAGATTCAAAAACATTGCGAAGCATCCGTGAAGGAATAGATTATAATGGGGAAGAACTGCTCGAAATCATAGAAAAGCCCTCTTTTAAAAAGTTGTTTGGTGGACTTTATGAAGATGAAAGGTTGATCAGTGCCCCAAAGGGCTTCACGAATGATCATCCACATATTGAACTGCTTCGAAATAAAACCTTTGCAGTGGAACTTCAATTGGATAAGAAAGAGGTTTTAAAAGAGAATTTCAAAGAAAAAATTAAAGAAGTTTATATGGAAATGCTGCCTTTCCTCCGATATTTGAACAACGCTGCAACAGTTTAATCCACATTATGAAGTACGGAAACGTCAAGAATATAAAAAAGGAATTGCTATCTGATAACTGGTATTCCTTGAACAAGGTCACTTTTGAATATCAACGCGAAGATGGAAAATGGGAAACTCAGGTACGCGAAGCCTATGATCGAGGAAACGGAGCTGTTATCCTATTATATAACAAGGAGAAGGGCACCGTAATCCTTACAAGACAATTTAGAATGCCCACTTATTTAAATGGTAATGAAGACGGGATGATGATTGAAGCTTGTGCAGGGATTTTGGAAAAAGGAAATGCAGAACAGACCATTATTATGGAAGTTGAAGAAGAAACCGGGTATAAGATTTCGGATGTTGAAAAAGTTTTTGAATCGTATATGTCACCTGGTTCCGTTACTGAAGTACTTTACTTTTTTGTTGGTCAATATGAAGACGATATGAAAGTAAGTGCAGGCGGAGGTGCAGAAGACGAAACCGAGAACATTGAAGTTTTGGAAATGACCTTTGCAAAAGCTTTGCAAATGGTAGCAAGCGGAGAAATCAAGGATGCAAAAACTATTATGCTATTGCAATATGCACAAATACAGCGTTTAATCAACTAATAATTTTCGTGAAGATCTTTTAAGACTGTTGCAATCTCCAGACGTATTTGCGAAGTTGGAATGGTAAAATGGTTGTTCATAAAACTGAAAATCAACAATTTTCCTGATTTGGTTTTAAGGTAGCCGCTAAGGTTGTAATT contains:
- a CDS encoding SusC/RagA family TonB-linked outer membrane protein, with translation MGKAILTLLTLFIVSLTYGQKISGKVVDEFDSPLPGVSIVVVDTNRGTITDFDGNFSIDASQGDVLRFSYLGMKTKDITMGSENTLNVVMIEDSQALDEVVVTAFGLEKETKTLGYAVQKVDADELNLAGQVNPFESLQGRVAGVQITRTSGSAGGGVDILIRGVTSVNPGRDNQPLIIVDGIALNNDTFTGTVLPSAGSNATGSSEQFSFSNRAGDINPEDIESFNVLKGAAATALYGIRASNGAIVITTKRGKQGRVSVGITASTTFREVRKVPTLQKTYREGHRTDKIPAIEDPSSPDGYTRYRGFSFYSWGVPYTDDSFTLDDGTVIDLSNDKFNDPHNLFRTGVNTQINFNLSGATDKMDYFLSIGNSSDEGILPNTDYKKTNIRFKAGYQVNDKFNINSSITYSNSGGTRGNGGDKSIFSSLSFWAPTFDINDYLLPDGTQKNYSDGIIDNPRYFSEVSNLKDNVDRWVGNITLNYQPAEWANITYSAQIDNYADIRNRFVPPDLDVGTQVGGFVTNENINFTGLESNFLATFTKDVSEDFTTSLTVGHQLSDIKTDYSYLRGEGLNIPGINEISNTLNLFGDKTITRLRNMGVFGDLRFEYKDKLFLSVTGRNDWISVMPPKNRSFFYPSVSLSYLFNDLIDPEQKFFTFGKLRTNWAQVGKGPNFGQVGQYFIKDPAFPFGGAGGFRASKQLGDVDLIPERNNTFEIGADLRFWDNRIRVDYSYYKTRVKDQIFPVGTAYSSGLSSVIRNAGDYETWGHEMLLSAKLVRSENFTWETIFNFSTFASEVTAIPDDLDEIVFFDDRITNKAKVGDELGSLYGWVFQTAPDGQRIVGDDGKWIITGSENEGFYYEGDNEMVKVGNAFPDYTVSMTNSFTFKNLALNFLLEYKSGGDVYDRALRNNIRNGNLAITEFRDELKVLEGVMSDGNGGFVANDQELLITANGFYRDFDNYNSASEILLQDASWLKLRTVGLTYNFPATFIKNMGISAASINASANNIILWTPFDGFDPEGNQFSAGSNIYGFTGLTTPLTQSYSFGLSLQF
- a CDS encoding SusD/RagB family nutrient-binding outer membrane lipoprotein, coding for MKNSIRKIIVVCITLGFFGCGDDYFDVNTPTGSATEDQVSMNDLLGPAIYHTVQAQYFAERVFGNYTQYFTFQGGGSEGPSSLESTWSNIYLEALPNLNTIIAKAEETNSNHFSGVAKVLIAANLGIATDSYENIPFSEASQGSENLKPIFDDQESIYASLNVLLDEAIAELGTDNGSEFSPTSTSDIAYRGDIDKWLRAAYTLKARYALHLTEVDGVSAAAAALTYIQNGFESNDDDLQIFYDERNLNPWHARQVLAPNTGNPHDKICDQLVSYMNGTFYPFAGALEIDPRLPLYADLDSDADPSDPFRGYDIGAAGLSSDGEDANTDFADSGFYTKLDSPIVIISYAEAMFIQAEAEFLVNGGNETSVGSNSAAYNAYLTGITANMEKLGADGADYIADTGIAVGEASLMLNHIMKEKYIANFLNPETFVDFRRYDFSADVFLGLALPIDSVEGQFPGEWLVRAQYPNTEETRNPDNVNANKQSPIVPVWWDR
- a CDS encoding aminotransferase class I/II-fold pyridoxal phosphate-dependent enzyme — translated: MAVFIDSFPGRTIRKDGKEYLYFGGTGYLGLQLDTEFQNVFIKNLKKYGTNYGASRKSNIQLSIFEEVEEHLSETVGCEACITLSSGFLAGQLIAKSFSSDEYQVFYAPNTHSALYHSEAKPFETFAELNFELRKQLTSESKKVPAVFLDTIDFSGQNYPEFEELRSLPLDNSIVVADDSHGLGIVGHNGGGAYSKLKNLRTKELIVCGSLGKGFGVQAGAVFGSQQRIETLKKTDFYGGASPASPAGLATLMNSKEIYRQKRGILSSNIGLFVGNLPNIEKFDFVAEHPTFSFSNEPLVKHLERKKIIVTNFRYPSEASSLKSRIVLSASHKKEDIQYLTQYLNTLSEN
- a CDS encoding dipeptide epimerase codes for the protein MQISVKKYTLALKHTFSISRESHDFQNSLIVGISLHGKTGYGEATSNPYYQITVESMIAEITAIQNEIESFDFATPEVFHQFLVEKGLTNFAICALDLAAHDLHGKLQDKPLHTLWGTDISTYPTTNYTIGIASIEKMVDKMKETPWPIYKIKLGTNDDVAIVRELRKHTNAIFRIDANCAWTAEETIHNAPLLKDLGVEFLEQPLKADDWSGMEQVMHHSVLPVIADESCIVETDVEKCGLHFNGINIKLTKCGGLTPALRMIKKGKEMGLKIMVGCMTESTVGISAIAQLLPQLDYVDMDGAMLLKEDIANGVVIKNNGEVLFPSISGSGVTLN
- a CDS encoding head GIN domain-containing protein; the encoded protein is MTTLARIAIAVLMALFASSCNFDISFGDGKKGNGEVVEETRNITEEFTVVSASEGLDVFVIQDKEFKISVEADENIIDLIGTDIKDGKLKIHAIENIGRATKKVYVSLPHVTGLRSSSGADLIAQNVIEAEKIELDASSGSDLHVELVASEVSADASSGADIKVSGKSDMLYADASSGADIRARELLTKKCSADASSGSDISVNVSESLVADASSGADISYTGDASVQQKKSVSGSVHKY